The DNA segment ccaaactttggatctgcacagttctttctataaatgtgtttctgtaaaatcctctgtggaaattgttaaaaggtggtccttgtgcatagagctaccatggaattgccctttaaCAACTTCATAACAGATGTAATGTGGCAAATTTCAACATACTGATAAAAACATTTTATGTAGAGATGGAGGACATAGTTTCAGATGTCTTTCTGTCATCCTATAACTAATGAGCAGGGACTACTGTTGCTCAGAAATCCACGGACTGCTCTCTGTTAGACAGTGGTGGCTGCTTCGGGTGATGTATTGTTCTTATGTTGAAGTTGTAATTCAGTCATATTTTATTCACCTAagagtgacttcagaaagtattcataccccttgacttataccacattgtgttacagcctgaattcaaaatggatcaaataaatcattctcacctatctacacacaataccctcttacgacaaagtgaaaacatgtttagaaaaAAATTCAAATttactgaaaatgaaatacacccatatctaatttacataagtactcacacCTCTTTGCTAGGACAttaaaaattgagctcaggtgcatccaatttactGGAGAaaaccatccctaccgtgaagcatggtggcggcagcatcatgctatggggatgcttttcagtggcagggactgagacACTGGTAAGGAATGATGGAACAATGAATGGACTGGTAAGGaatgacgtggtcttcctgtctgggttggcgcccccccttgggttgtgccatggcggagatttttgtgggctatactcggccttgtcttcggacggtaagttggtggttgtagacatccctctagtggtgtgggggctgtgctttggcaaagtgggtggggttatatcctgcctgtttggccctgtccgggggtatcatcggatggggccacagtgtcttctgatccctcctgtctcagcctccagtatttatgctgcagtagtttatgtgtcggggggcttgggtcagtctgttacatctggagtattctcttgtcttatccggtgtcctgtgtgaatttaaatatgctcgctctaattctctctttctctctttctttctttctctcggaggacctgagccctaggaccatgcctcgggactacctggcatgatgactccttgctgtccccagtccacctgaccatgctgctgctccagtttcaactgttctgcctgcggctacggaaccctgacctgttcaccggacgtgcttgttgcaccctcgacaactactatgattattattatttgaccatgctggtcatttatgaacattttaacatcttgaccatgttctgttataatatccacccggcacagccagaagaggactggccacccctcatagcctggttcctctctaggtttcttcctaggtttttggcctttctagggagtttttcctagggagtttttcctagccaccgtgcttctttcacatgcattgcttgctgtttggggttttaggctgggtttctgtacagcactttgagatttcagctgatatacgaagggctatataaataaatttgatttgaaatttgatttgaatggagccaaatacaggcaaatccttgatgagaacctgcttcagagtgcaaatgaccttagactggggcaaagatttactttccaacaggacaatgaccccaagcatacagccaaagtaACACTGGAATGGCCTCAGAACAAGAAtatgaaagtccttgagtggcccagccaatgcccagacttgaatcccattgaaaatctgtggaaagacttgctGTTCACCGctactccccatctaacttaagagcttgagaaaatctgcaaggaagaagggGAGAAAATCCCCACATCAAGATGTGCAAAGCAGATAGACCTACcgacaaaggtgcttctacaaagtattgactcaggtgtgaatacttatgtaaataagatttcATTCTCAAAAAAAaagttttcactttatcattatggggcattgtgtgtagatgtatgaggggattttttacttttattgaaGCCATtatgaattcaggctataacacaacaaaatgtggaataagtcaaggggtatgaatactttttgaaggcactgtacaatgtGCCTCTCAATCTTCTGTCTCCAGACCTCTCCCCAAACAGCACACTGTCATGTTTTCTCCCTCTTGTGATTGTTCTTCATGTTACTTTATCAGAGTTCTATCATTTAGAAAAATACTGCCAGTATCACACATTTAAAGTGCTTCCTTGGTGTGTCTGTTATTCCATGTACCTGATTGGGAAATACATTCTACTATGAGGACATCAGAATGGTCTCTCCCCTGAGTTCTCATGTGCACATTCAGATTGGTGCCAGCGCTGAATCCTTTTGTCTTTTATCTCCTGTATGAATCCTCATGTGCACTGACAGATTACTGGCAATGCTGAATCCTTTGCCACAATCAGGGCAGCTATGTGGTTTCTCGCCTGTGTGGGTCCTCATGTGTATTTTTAGATGTCCACTCTGAGTGAATGATTTGCCACAATCAGGGCAGCAAaatggcttctcccctgtgtgaatcCTAATGTGTCTATTCAGAGTGCTGCCGGTGCTGAATCCTTGGCCACAATAATGACAACCATATGGTTTCTCTCTTGTGTGGCTCCTCATGTGTCTTTTTAGATTACTGTTTAAGGTGAACCCTTTACCACAAACATGACAACAAAACCTATCTGCAATGTGAGTTTGGAAGTGATCTTTCATACTTTCTGTGGACTGAAAACATTTTCCACAAACACCACAAATACCTTCTTCATCCTTTGTATGAATTTGCACGTGTTTAATTAATGAACCCATGTGATGAAAAGACTTGCCACACACCTTACAACAACAGGTAATAGCATGACCTTGACTGGGTGATTTCAGGAGGGACAACTGTGTAGATTTCTTACCCTTAGTTTTGATATGGGACCTTTGTCCTTTTATCATCTTTGTTCTTTTTGATTTGACTGACTTAAATCCTGACGGAGGTCCTCCAGTCTCCATACCACTGACACTTTGAATGTTTTCATTCTGAACTGCAGAACAGTCTGGATTTACAGCAGAGAAAGGCTGAGAGACACTGGTTGGTTCTGATtccctatagtcctctccatCAGGTTCTGTTTTGATCTGTTCAGTTGTAGTACTGGgtagagtgtctctctctccgtttccctCCTTTTGGGCTTGATAGAGATGTGAGGGCTGAGTTGGTTCTCCATCACGGTCACTTTTCACACAGACGGGATTGAATATGAATTCTATGGTATCTGCCTCAATCCCTTGAATCTGCTCTTCCCCCTGACGGCTCCGGAGTTCCTCCTGCTCTTCTTTAATCTGTATGGGCTCTGTGTCCTCCTGTcccagactggggctccactcctgctcacactgctgctgctcagagggaacctcctcttcagagacagagagagtacgCTGCTGGAGGTCTGGAGGAAAGGAGAAAGGATGAAACAGAAAACTCAATGACATGTAGACCTACCTCCTGTCTGGTACGCCTGCAATAATTAATGTCTACTAATCTAAAATAAATCAACTTTAATCCTGAACAAAAATAACTACCTTTGACATCCAATGTCTTAAAAAATTAAGGTTGAGCTAGACAAACTTAACGAGTTAGCCGGGGGTTACCAAAGTGGGTCCGACACTGCAGGGAGTCCGCGACCAGAtctcaaaatataaatacaattgtattttttatgaatatTGCTAGCAACAACAGATTACATGAATATTGGAGAAGGGATCAGTGGAAAAAGTTTAGAGGgtacaatacaatgtaatatCATTCATCCACAATTTATGTTCTTAACCCTTAGATGCACAACATGGGCCTGGGTAGCCCAATAATGAACTAAAGGACCCTAATGTTACTCCTTAGTGCAtcaagtttgttggaacctctccagcgcactgataataaacaatgattcatttaagatttaCTTTGTGTCCCTGGTGTAAGAATTTCCAGAACAATACCATTCCActtcgctccagccattaccacgagcctgtcctccccaattaagttgtcaccaacctcctgtgtaattgaggtagtacactatatatacaaaagtatgtggacactccttcaaatgagtggatttggctatttcagccacacccgttgctgataggtgtataacattgagcacacagccatgcaatctctataaacaaacatcggcagtagaatggccttactgaagagctcagtgattttcaagtcagtttgtcaaatttctgccctgctagagctttccctgtcaactttaagtgctgttattgtgaagtggcgcaacaatggctcagccgtgaagtgttaggccacacaagctcacagaacgggaccggcgagtgctgaagtgtgtagcgcgcaaaaatggtctgtcctcaggttgcaacactcactactaagTTCcacactgcctctggaagcaacgtcagcacaacaa comes from the Salmo trutta chromosome 4, fSalTru1.1, whole genome shotgun sequence genome and includes:
- the LOC115192665 gene encoding zinc finger protein 629-like is translated as MSQIRLLRVFLNERLTAAAEEIFGVVEKTVAEYQEEVVRLQRLLDIVLQPEINMPRADLQQRTLSVSEEEVPSEQQQCEQEWSPSLGQEDTEPIQIKEEQEELRSRQGEEQIQGIEADTIEFIFNPVCVKSDRDGEPTQPSHLYQAQKEGNGERDTLPSTTTEQIKTEPDGEDYRESEPTSVSQPFSAVNPDCSAVQNENIQSVSGMETGGPPSGFKSVKSKRTKMIKGQRSHIKTKGKKSTQLSLLKSPSQGHAITCCCKVCGKSFHHMGSLIKHVQIHTKDEEGICGVCGKCFQSTESMKDHFQTHIADRFCCHVCGKGFTLNSNLKRHMRSHTREKPYGCHYCGQGFSTGSTLNRHIRIHTGEKPFCCPDCGKSFTQSGHLKIHMRTHTGEKPHSCPDCGKGFSIASNLSVHMRIHTGDKRQKDSALAPI